A part of Aquaspirillum sp. LM1 genomic DNA contains:
- a CDS encoding nitrogen fixation protein NifZ, translating into MSATSSHYEIGELVFCCTEDLLNDGGMPDADEDAVLVALGSRGMVVQTGYLEADEQQMIYLVRFEDANGELGQPIGCLPEELTQEQPISS; encoded by the coding sequence ATGAGCGCCACCTCTTCTCACTATGAAATCGGTGAACTGGTATTCTGCTGCACCGAAGATCTGCTCAACGATGGCGGCATGCCCGATGCCGATGAAGACGCCGTGCTGGTTGCGCTGGGCAGCCGTGGCATGGTGGTGCAAACCGGCTATCTGGAAGCCGACGAACAGCAAATGATTTATCTGGTGCGTTTTGAAGACGCCAACGGCGAACTGGGCCAGCCGATTGGCTGCCTGCCAGAAGAGCTGACCCAGGAACAGCCCATCAGCAGCTGA
- a CDS encoding tetratricopeptide repeat protein: MSGVHDVRWFDPRGMRDEAILQLATGRDVLLRQLLDAIHERLVQPGTLSHWLLTGNRGAGKSFFLRLLQAKFAAHFEGRARFVLLPEEHSNIFAAHEFLAETERMLSVEQGATGAPPSWKVSQPEAAWTQALDSLLAAFSEPLLVIGVENFDQLLEQAFADDANNARLRHLLSNQPRIMLVATAVHGHFDEQYHQRLFRQFEHHPIPPWDGADHRDYLTRRAARARQTPSAIQLARLQAYSHYTGGNARAAAVLAGFILDEDDPLAGALDLDAAIEKMSDYYRDLLKAVPTQSRKLLDALIRGGEPASQSEVAERTGARQNDISRAFAWLVDQGYVSESRLPGAKAKQYRLRDRLLVQYYRMRYIHPGQRSKLALMAELLADTLAFPDKWQYANRYIADGQEHEAHTLLELALKERQVLWDLLPTSLQNPRSLCAAGGDWAAWDAILAAPKGTQFEEMLRRFPDDASFKRSMDSAYALARAASREEVSGEQLAPMVWASLSLGFAEKFRVLISMLSPSMTAYQWRELVKVLEAGEQKFAELTEKYPDAIDQLYVSRTLGEQYPRTQAMTEGVEKLLAQGTHAMVSSAELPTIARWASEAALAWLAAEHPVEADGALEICCGALLKMQDDVRYSPEQVLALCQPLLPWQAQFSLAPRHMLYERLGVAQVELGRYAEALASHTMGRDLAQQAGQAKVATWNLAKMAWSLGQSGQPEQAMALHQQALAECLAQQDFERASWCLGQMARHTASLSGLDAAWALLDAELTHLPGHEVKAAQQLADAVADAAHQQHEAAAFVLGKAMLLGLTQRPALPTEAVLRAWWIDMVEMAAPHSVQRDLLDEWPVVFAEQASSLEALRQILRSWLDDLDTPAAQRERRRQTLDPDLATTLSALDAALPPRARRRLRLLPPPTQEDSHDK; the protein is encoded by the coding sequence ATGAGCGGCGTCCATGATGTGCGCTGGTTTGACCCACGCGGCATGCGCGACGAAGCCATTTTACAACTGGCCACCGGGCGCGACGTGCTGCTGCGCCAGCTGCTTGACGCCATCCACGAACGGCTGGTGCAACCCGGCACACTGAGCCACTGGCTGCTGACCGGCAACCGGGGGGCAGGAAAATCGTTTTTTCTGCGCCTGCTGCAAGCCAAGTTTGCCGCGCATTTTGAAGGGCGGGCGCGCTTTGTGCTGCTGCCGGAGGAACACAGCAATATTTTTGCCGCACATGAATTTCTGGCGGAAACCGAACGCATGCTGTCGGTTGAACAAGGGGCCACCGGCGCGCCGCCCAGCTGGAAAGTCAGCCAGCCCGAAGCCGCCTGGACACAGGCGCTGGATTCACTGCTGGCGGCATTCAGCGAGCCCTTGCTGGTGATTGGCGTAGAAAACTTTGACCAGCTGTTGGAGCAAGCCTTTGCCGATGACGCCAATAATGCCCGCCTGCGCCATCTGCTCAGCAACCAGCCGCGCATCATGCTGGTGGCCACCGCCGTGCATGGCCATTTTGACGAGCAATACCACCAGCGCCTGTTTCGCCAGTTCGAGCACCACCCCATCCCGCCCTGGGATGGCGCTGACCACCGCGATTATCTGACCCGCCGCGCCGCCCGCGCCAGGCAAACGCCCAGCGCCATCCAGCTGGCGCGTCTGCAAGCCTATAGCCATTACACCGGCGGCAACGCCCGCGCTGCTGCCGTGCTGGCGGGGTTTATTCTGGATGAAGACGACCCGCTGGCCGGCGCGCTCGACCTGGACGCCGCCATTGAAAAAATGAGCGACTACTACCGGGATTTGCTGAAAGCCGTGCCCACCCAATCGCGCAAACTGCTGGATGCGCTGATTCGCGGCGGCGAGCCGGCCTCGCAAAGCGAAGTGGCCGAGCGCACCGGTGCCCGGCAAAACGACATCTCGCGCGCTTTTGCCTGGCTGGTGGACCAGGGCTATGTCAGCGAATCACGCCTGCCCGGTGCCAAGGCCAAGCAATACCGGCTGCGTGACCGCCTGCTGGTGCAGTATTACCGCATGCGCTATATCCATCCCGGCCAGCGCAGCAAGCTGGCGCTGATGGCCGAACTGCTGGCCGACACCCTGGCGTTTCCAGATAAATGGCAATACGCCAACCGCTATATTGCCGATGGCCAGGAGCACGAAGCGCACACCCTGCTGGAACTGGCGCTGAAAGAACGCCAGGTGCTGTGGGATTTGCTGCCCACCTCACTACAAAACCCGCGCTCACTGTGCGCCGCTGGCGGCGACTGGGCAGCGTGGGATGCGATTTTGGCTGCGCCAAAAGGCACACAGTTTGAGGAAATGTTGCGGCGCTTTCCCGATGATGCCAGCTTTAAACGCAGCATGGACAGCGCCTATGCCCTGGCCAGGGCGGCCAGCCGGGAGGAGGTGTCGGGGGAGCAATTGGCACCCATGGTGTGGGCGTCGCTGTCGCTGGGCTTTGCGGAAAAATTTCGTGTATTGATTAGCATGCTGTCGCCCAGCATGACGGCATACCAATGGCGCGAACTGGTCAAAGTTTTGGAAGCGGGGGAGCAAAAGTTTGCTGAGCTGACGGAAAAATACCCAGATGCCATCGACCAGCTGTATGTAAGCAGAACCCTCGGTGAGCAGTATCCTCGCACACAAGCCATGACAGAAGGAGTGGAAAAGCTGTTAGCACAAGGCACACATGCCATGGTTTCCTCGGCAGAACTGCCGACTATCGCCCGCTGGGCCAGCGAAGCCGCGTTAGCCTGGCTGGCTGCCGAACACCCCGTTGAGGCCGATGGCGCACTGGAAATCTGCTGCGGTGCCTTGTTGAAAATGCAAGACGATGTGCGCTATTCGCCTGAACAGGTGTTGGCGCTATGCCAGCCCTTGCTGCCTTGGCAAGCGCAGTTTTCACTGGCACCTCGCCATATGTTGTATGAACGCCTTGGCGTGGCGCAGGTGGAGCTTGGTCGATATGCTGAAGCGTTGGCCTCGCACACCATGGGGCGTGATTTGGCGCAACAGGCGGGCCAAGCTAAAGTTGCCACCTGGAATTTAGCAAAAATGGCTTGGAGCTTAGGCCAATCGGGTCAGCCTGAGCAGGCCATGGCGCTACACCAGCAAGCCTTGGCCGAATGTCTCGCGCAACAAGATTTTGAACGCGCAAGCTGGTGCCTCGGCCAGATGGCCCGGCACACAGCCTCATTGTCCGGCTTGGACGCAGCCTGGGCATTACTGGATGCGGAACTGACGCATCTCCCCGGCCATGAAGTTAAGGCGGCACAACAGCTGGCCGATGCAGTCGCCGATGCAGCCCATCAGCAACATGAGGCTGCTGCGTTTGTCCTGGGCAAAGCCATGTTGCTGGGTTTGACGCAACGCCCGGCGCTGCCCACCGAGGCCGTATTGCGTGCGTGGTGGATCGACATGGTGGAGATGGCGGCGCCACACAGTGTGCAGCGCGATTTGCTGGACGAATGGCCAGTGGTGTTTGCCGAGCAAGCCTCCTCGCTGGAGGCCTTGCGTCAGATCTTGCGCAGCTGGCTGGATGACCTGGACACCCCCGCCGCGCAGCGGGAGCGCCGCCGACAAACGCTGGACCCGGACTTGGCCACCACCCTGAGCGCGCTGGATGCTGCTTTGCCGCCACGCGCGCGCCGGCGTCTGCGCTTGCTGCCGCCACCCACGCAGGAGGACAGTCACGACAAATAA
- the hrcA gene encoding heat-inducible transcriptional repressor HrcA: MLNDRAQRLLKILVERYIADGQPVGSRTLSMHAGLDLSSASIRNVMVDLENMGLVCSPHTSAGRVPTARGYRVFVDNLLTIQPLEHAARLQLETELHPDSPQRIVSAASQLLADLTRFAGVVATPERASTTFRQVEFLRLSEKRVLLIFVTADGDVQNHLLLTERDYTISELAEAALFLNRHGAGRSLEAVAREVETELHYLQGHIANLMGAAIVAGQSTLGLQQSVMVTGEKNLLNSDDLSANLANLRQLFDLFEHKTELLQLLNLSREAHGVHIFIGEESGLNTLDGCSVITAPYRMNGQVVGTLGVVGPTRMAYERVIPIVDITARLVSSALSYPMEA, translated from the coding sequence ATGCTTAACGACCGCGCCCAGCGCCTGCTGAAAATTCTGGTGGAACGCTATATTGCCGATGGTCAGCCGGTGGGCTCGCGCACGCTGTCGATGCACGCCGGGCTGGACTTGTCCAGCGCGTCGATCCGCAATGTGATGGTGGATCTGGAAAACATGGGGCTGGTGTGCAGCCCGCATACCTCGGCGGGCCGGGTGCCCACGGCGCGGGGGTATCGGGTGTTTGTTGACAATCTGCTCACCATCCAGCCGCTGGAGCACGCCGCACGCCTGCAGCTGGAAACCGAGCTGCACCCGGACAGCCCGCAGCGGATTGTCAGCGCCGCTTCGCAACTGCTGGCCGACCTGACCCGCTTTGCCGGGGTGGTGGCCACGCCGGAGCGCGCCAGTACCACGTTTCGCCAGGTGGAGTTTCTGCGCCTGTCGGAAAAGCGCGTGCTGCTGATTTTTGTTACCGCCGACGGTGATGTGCAAAACCACTTGCTGCTGACCGAGCGCGATTACACCATCAGCGAGCTGGCCGAAGCCGCGCTGTTTCTGAATCGGCACGGTGCCGGGCGCAGCCTGGAAGCGGTGGCGCGCGAGGTGGAAACCGAGCTGCATTATCTGCAGGGACATATTGCCAATTTGATGGGGGCGGCCATTGTGGCCGGGCAAAGCACGCTGGGTTTGCAGCAGTCGGTGATGGTCACTGGCGAAAAAAACCTGCTCAATAGTGACGACCTGTCGGCCAATCTGGCCAATTTGCGCCAATTATTTGATTTGTTCGAGCATAAAACCGAATTGCTGCAATTACTCAATCTCAGCCGCGAAGCGCATGGCGTGCATATTTTCATTGGCGAGGAATCCGGCCTGAATACGCTGGATGGCTGTTCGGTGATTACTGCGCCTTACCGGATGAATGGCCAGGTGGTGGGCACGCTGGGGGTGGTAGGCCCTACGCGGATGGCGTATGAAAGGGTGATTCCCATTGTGGACATTACCGCCCGGCTGGTGTCGTCGGCCTTGTCTTACCCGATGGAAGCCTGA
- a CDS encoding ferredoxin: MPKPQKHVLVCVQGRPPGHPRGSCQSKGCNEVFQAFSNEFQQRNLWAQFLLTNTGCLGPCHLGPTVIVYPEGVMYTGVKPEDVGVIIDEHLMFDQPVERLRAPADVWS, translated from the coding sequence ATGCCCAAGCCGCAAAAACATGTTCTGGTCTGTGTTCAGGGCCGCCCACCCGGCCATCCGCGCGGCTCCTGCCAATCCAAAGGCTGTAACGAGGTGTTTCAGGCGTTTTCCAACGAATTTCAGCAACGCAATTTGTGGGCGCAGTTTCTGCTGACCAATACCGGCTGTCTGGGGCCTTGCCATCTGGGGCCAACGGTGATTGTCTACCCGGAAGGAGTGATGTACACCGGGGTCAAGCCAGAAGATGTGGGTGTGATCATTGACGAACATTTGATGTTTGACCAACCGGTCGAGCGCCTGCGCGCGCCGGCTGATGTCTGGAGCTGA
- a CDS encoding porin, translated as MNKKLLAAALSAAFVAPAAFADVTTYGVINSSVEFAKATGATNSALDVKSVNRVTANNSRIGFKGWEDLGNGLKAIWQVEQNVDIDTGNSSTSWANRNSFIGLQGDFGRVLLGKHDSAYKTLTIGLGTNVLPDTSADTCNGPAIFCRGDSRMSNSVHYYSNVVGGFSAGVSYGTDETRATVGGNRANAYVLSLGGKYVVGGLSVAAGYENRNDAAGGVSLDTEFYKLVAAYKLGDTTLGAGYERSDMDVAGKSSKKQDGYTLAVSQKLGAFGVGASYSWLGKEKNGTEADGKAKQWVLAGTYDLSKRTQVQAYATKLSNNKSATRNFGINQLTGVAAGSDPQAIGVGIRHQF; from the coding sequence ATGAACAAGAAACTGCTTGCTGCTGCCCTGTCTGCTGCCTTTGTTGCCCCGGCTGCCTTTGCTGATGTGACCACCTACGGCGTGATCAATTCCTCCGTCGAATTCGCCAAGGCCACTGGCGCCACCAACTCCGCGCTGGACGTGAAGTCGGTCAACCGCGTGACCGCCAACAACTCCCGCATCGGCTTCAAGGGCTGGGAAGATCTGGGCAACGGCCTGAAGGCTATCTGGCAAGTCGAACAAAACGTTGACATCGACACCGGCAACTCCAGCACCAGCTGGGCCAACCGCAACAGCTTCATCGGCCTGCAAGGCGACTTTGGCCGCGTGCTGCTGGGCAAGCATGACAGCGCTTACAAGACCCTGACCATCGGTCTGGGTACCAACGTTCTGCCGGACACCTCGGCTGATACCTGCAACGGCCCGGCCATCTTCTGCCGTGGCGATAGCCGCATGAGCAACAGCGTACACTACTACAGCAACGTGGTGGGCGGCTTCAGCGCTGGCGTGTCGTACGGCACTGACGAAACCCGCGCTACCGTGGGCGGCAACCGTGCCAATGCCTACGTGCTGTCGCTGGGTGGCAAGTACGTCGTGGGTGGCCTGTCTGTGGCTGCCGGTTACGAAAACCGCAATGACGCCGCTGGTGGCGTGAGCTTGGATACCGAGTTCTACAAGCTGGTTGCTGCCTACAAGCTGGGCGACACCACCCTGGGCGCTGGCTACGAACGTAGCGACATGGATGTGGCTGGCAAGTCTTCCAAGAAGCAAGACGGCTACACCCTGGCTGTGAGCCAAAAGCTGGGTGCATTTGGCGTGGGTGCTTCCTACAGCTGGCTGGGCAAGGAAAAGAACGGTACCGAAGCTGACGGCAAGGCCAAGCAATGGGTGCTGGCTGGTACCTACGACCTGTCCAAGCGTACCCAAGTGCAAGCTTACGCAACCAAGCTGAGCAACAACAAGTCGGCTACCCGCAACTTCGGCATCAACCAGCTGACCGGTGTGGCTGCTGGCTCCGACCCGCAAGCCATTGGCGTGGGCATCCGTCACCAGTTCTAA